In one Brachyhypopomus gauderio isolate BG-103 unplaced genomic scaffold, BGAUD_0.2 sc81, whole genome shotgun sequence genomic region, the following are encoded:
- the LOC143493074 gene encoding uncharacterized protein LOC143493074 isoform X1: MEAIERLKLRVILDTDDAERLILSSRLSSVQALIDEIKTRLKLTFDFRLQFHDHALCNLVEIEHLPSTASVKVVRLVELEWISTSTNDTIILTDITESTDTPEHSSQWPEVFIVPTFSYEVEHVLREGNAAYEKDGKVIRLPRDKKHNILETMGDEIYKLKAYPSSTQIGKAAEALVRKHPCLKENSDTGWEGWKNSLRHKLGNQRKKLAKAGIKDVAVNSGKRSRTNPKVAAPRANIKRPRRGEVNILPSYPSGETKEYLETRRIEMVEEFQKTSAERDIPLIYQHMMRTFALRREEIITTSPPVSELKERWPTLFNETQLYCEFHRITNQHLPHVFYAALDEYAGQLIGLYK, translated from the exons ATGGAGGCAATAGAGAGATTGAAGCTGAGGGTCATCCTCGATACAGATGATGCTGAAAGACTTATTTTGTCATCTCGCCTAAGCAGTGTACAAGCACTCATAGATGAGATCAAAACTAGGCTAAAATTGACTTTTGACTTTCGGCTCCAGTTTCATGACCATGCATTGTGTAATTTGGTTGAAATAGAACACCTGCCAAGCACAGCATCAGTCAAAGTGGTCAGATTAGTTGAGCTGGAATGGATTTCAACTAGCACCAATGACACAATCATTCTGACTGATATCACTGAGAGCACAGACACACCTGAGCATAGTAGTCAGTGGCCAGAGGTTTTTATTGTTCCAACATTTTCTTATGAGGTGGAACATGTGCTAAGGGAAGGTAATGCAGCATATGAAAAAGATGGGAAAGTAATTAGACTCCCTAGAgataaaaaacacaacatacTTGAGACAATGGGGGACGAAATCTATAAACTAAAAGCATATCCTAGCAGCACACAAATTGGCAAGGCTGCAGAAGCTTTAGTTCGAAAACATCCCTGCCTGAAGGAGAACTCTGACACTGGGTGGGAAGGGTGGAAGAATAGTCTGAGACATAAATTAGGAAACCAACGAAAGAAGCTGGCTAAAGCTGGCATCAAAGATGTAGCTGTAAATTCTGGGAAACGCAGCAGAACAAACCCAAAAGTTGCTGCACCAAGGGCTAATATTAAAAGACCTAGGAGAGGTGAGGTCAACATCCTTCCCAGTTATCCTTCTGGAGAAACAAAAGAGTATCTGGAGACCAGGAGGATTGAGATGGTAGAAGAGTTCCAGAAGACCTCTGCTGAAAGAGACATCCCTCTAATTTATCAGCACATGATGCGCACCTTTGCCCTCAGGAGAGAAGAGATAATCACAACTTCTCCTCCTGTGTCAGAACTTAAAGAAAGATGGCCAACACTCTTTAATGAGACACAG CTCTACTGTGAATTTCACCGGATTACCAATCAGCACCTGCCACATGTGTTTTATGCTGCATTGGATGAATATGCTGGTCAGCTGATTGGACTTTACAAATAG
- the LOC143493081 gene encoding uncharacterized protein LOC143493081, whose product MNDWEPAPALETQSVITEQGPNAWETLSQASSLRFDGGEHASPLRGPPPSPASATSNQEDGAGHLQEHEPNRYVMEEEEEDLMTADLIRRARDAVVTAERLKVARIHEINHNLPEDTTNPHVLQAVNSLNEGLAIPIDYNAQSPEARTEITQPEQQYDCFQELEQYLRGLNHTVNPHVLQAVNSLNGGLAIPIDYNAQSPEARTEITQPEQQYDCFQELEQYLIDLNHTVNPHVLQAVNSLNGGLAIPIDYNAQSPEARTEITQPEQQYDCFQELEQYLIDLNHTVNPHVLQAVNSLNGGLAIPIDYNAQSPEARTEITQPEQQYDCFQELEQYLRELNSQTSDNQNNVPIEIDEERPNYSHPMINIDAEQVGCGAATDPSIRIKKREKFNNTEIRRKVNFSSLEDISSFSDFHNHVLGIIDEMVDVAREAVEPNDVMIFQIHGPNLSISEPIEVTSEGVALDSFLSPLEKAMQSNLEVLTSDAVDLVIQLVHAPRGGSGDRRKLSGLLHSEVVRKKLRHLYVFQNEGNNLCFALCVAQLLNPGRSRFEIRRIAEQLQGDAGLRHHDEVGFADVHRFESHLKCKIVVLHRTVSKKGYSFFQTSEIPNDRTLFIFLHDKHYYGVKNIKGLLGADYFCNYCYATYNDRRSHSCKYACGVCNDSECHKHKQKSLLQCPDCLRLCRSQYCYDKHKESKKTNENITYTLCERAYYCAQCNTMVKTSFAGQKSHKCIGQSCRLCGEKLDELFNHQCFIEPLEKEKRSNKLIFYDLECHQATGVHVANFLCCMDFKGETWTWSGEDCVKKFFAKFRKPAYSNYMFIAHNARGYDSYLLLNYLVKEGVAPDIVAQGSKILCFTDPEFNQRFIDSLCFMPMKLSAMPKAMGFESDAKGYFPHYWNIPEHQDYVGPYPAPEFYGADSMMPKDREEFFRWYEKIKGGIFLFKKEMAKYCKNDVKILRRACLIFREEILESTTVDPFSCITIASVCMKIFRTKFLSPHTLAIPPLDHYVGGQKSFSSSSIQWLEYVAQKRKINIQHALNGGEVKFGKYAVDGYSEHKGVRRAYEFLGCFYHGCDKCFASHEHHPLTQGTTYGSLLERTKTRIQHLKHTYDLRMTLIWEHEWSEMKKTDEDVKSFLKSFDFPERLNPRDALFGGRTNALNLHYVAQPEERIDYYDFTSLYPFVNKTKTYPLGHPVVVFKDFLPIEQYFGIVRVKVLPPRGLWAPVLPYRVNGKLTFPLCRTCVLHRLSECEHSDDKRALTGTWCTQEVIKAVEKGYVVQKIFEVWHFPLRSDTLFADYIKMFLKTKQESSGYPSWVKCAADEEEYLRGYEEHEGIRLDAGKITHNPAKRSVAKLALNSLWGKMCQRPDRLNTTLITQPEMFLKFMFSTSIKVRDLSFLNDDVALVQWRQADVRCMDPGVSNVFIGVFTTTYARLELYELMDKLQRRVLYTDTDSVVFVSRDGDWMPPLSDYLGGLTSELSEGDSIVEFVSGGPKTYGFRTLKGENVMKVKGLTLNYTNDKLVNLKSLTELVNEHVKNPSRSREIMTSRNMIVRDKIGFLLKNKTQQKRFRIVYDKRILLPDFRTLPYGY is encoded by the exons ATGAACGACTGGGAGCCCGCTCCAGCGTTAGAAACTCAGTCAGTAATTACTGAACAGGGTCCGAACGCTTGGGAAACGCTGTCTCAAGCGAGTTCTTTGCGTTTCGACGGTGGGGAACATGCTTCACCGCTCAGAGGACCTCCTCCGTCAC CCGCCAGCGCAACTTCAAATCAGGAAGACGGAGCGGGTCATCTTCAGGAACATGAGCCGAATCGATAtgtcatggaggaggaggaggaggacctcaTGACGGCTGATCTCATTCGAAGGGCAAGAGACGCGGTTGTAACCGCTGAACGTCTGAAAGTTGCGCGTATCCACG aaataaatcacAACCTGCCTGAAGACACGACGAACCCTCACGTGTTACAAGCCGTAAATTCTCTGAATGAAGGATTGGCAATACCTATCGATTACAATGCTCAGAGCCCCGAAGCCAGAACCGAGattacacaaccagaacaacaataCGATTGTTTCCAAGAACTAGAACAATATCTTAGAGGTTTAAATCATACAGTAAATCCTCACGTGTTACAAGCCGTAAATTCTCTGAATGGAGGATTGGCAATACCTATCGATTACAATGCTCAGAGCCCCGAAGCCAGAACCGAGattacacaaccagaacaacaataCGATTGTTTCCAAGAACTGGAGCAATATCTTATAGATTTAAATCATACAGTAAATCCTCACGTTTTACAAGCCGTAAATTCTCTGAATGGAGGATTGGCAATACCTATCGATTACAATGCTCAGAGCCCCGAAGCCAGAACCGAGattacacaaccagaacaacaataCGATTGTTTCCAAGAACTGGAGCAATATCTTATAGATTTAAATCATACAGTAAATCCTCACGTTTTACAAGCCGTAAATTCTCTGAATGGAGGATTGGCAATACCTATCGATTACAATGCTCAGAGCCCCGAAGCCAGAACCGAGattacacaaccagaacaacaataCGATTGTTTCCAAGAACTAGAGCAATATCTTAGAGAATTAAATAGCCAAACCTCTGATAATCAAAATAACGTACCGATTGAAATTGATGAGGAGAGACCAAATTATTCTCACCCCATGATCAATATTGACGCCGAACAAGTAGGCTGTGGAGCGGCTACAGACCCGAGCATTAGAATTAAAAAGAGGGAAAAGTTCAATAACACAGAAATTAGAAGGAAAGTAAATTTCTCCTCATTAGAGGACATCAGCAGTTTCTCTGATTTTCACAACCACGTTTTAGGGATTATAGATGAGATGGTAGATGTTGCTCGCGAAGCCGTAGAACCGAACGACGTCATGATTTTTCAAATTCACGGACCTAATCTGAGCATTTCAGAACCTATTGAAGTGACCTCTGAGGGAGTAGCGTTAGATTCGTTTCTATCACCTCTCGAGAAAGCTATGCAGAGCAACCTTGAAGTCTTGACGAGCGACGCCGTTGATTTGGTGATTCAATTAGTGCACGCTCCGAGGGGAGGGAGTGGGGACAGGAGAAAATTATCAGGCCTCCTCCATTCCGAAGTTGTAAGGAAGAAACTCAGACATTTATACGTTTTTCAAAACGAGGGTAATAATTTATGTTTTGCGCTGTGTGTCGCCCAGCTGCTGAATCCTGGGAGGAGTCGTTTTGAGATACGCAGGATAGCGGAACAGTTACAGGGAGATGCGGGATTAAGACACCATGACGAAGTCGGGTTTGCGGACGTACATCGATTTGAGAGTCATCTCAAGTGTAAAATTGTAGTGTTGCACCGTACCGTCTCCAAAAAAGGATATTCATTTTTTCAAACCTCTGAAATCCCCAATGATCGGACTTTGTTCATATTTTTACACGATAAACATTACTATGGTGTAAAAAACATAAAAGGACTTCTAGGCGCGGATTACTTCTGCAATTACTGCTACGCTACTTACAATGACCGCAGGAGTCACAGTTGTAAATACGCGTGCGGCGTCTGTAACGATTCCGAatgtcacaaacacaaacagaagagTCTCTTACAATGCCCGGACTGTCTAAGACTGTGCAGATCTCAGTACTGTTATGACAAACACAAGGAGTCGAAAAAGACGAATGAAAACATTACGTACACATTATGCGAAAGAGCGTACTATTGCGCACAATGTAACACGATGGTTAAAACATCATTCGCTGGGCAGAAGTCTCATAAATGCATCGGTCAAAGCTGTCGTCTCTGTGGGGAAAAGTTGGATGAACTGTTTAATCATCAGTGTTTTATCGAACCTCTAGAGAAAGAAAAGCGGAGCAACAAACTCATCTTCTACGATCTGGAATGTCATCAAGCGACGGGCGTGCACGTAGCAAATTTTTTATGTTGCATGGATTTTAAAGGAGAAACGTGGACGTGGTCCGGGGAAGACTGCGTCAAAAAATTCTTTGCGAAATTCCGCAAGCCCGCATACAGCAACTATATGTTCATAGCACACAACGCTAGAGGATACGATTCCTATCTCCTGCTTAACTACCTGGTGAAAGAAGGCGTAGCTCCTGACATTGTAGCACAAGGCAGCAAAATTCTGTGTTTTACCGACCCCGagtttaatcagaggtttatcgACAGCCTCTGCTTCATGCCTATGAAACTCTCCGCAATGCCTAAAGCTATGGGGTTCGAGTCAGACGCTAAAGGATACTTTCCACACTATTGGAACATCCCGGAACATCAGGACTATGTAGGGCCTTACCCCGCTCCCGAATTCTACGGTGCCGACAGCATGATGCCCAAGGATCGCGAGGAGTTCTTCCGATGGTACGAGAAGATCAAAGGAGGAATCTTTCTATTCAAGAAAGAGATGGCCAAGTACTGTAAGAACGACGTAAAGATTTTAAGGCGAGCCTGTCTGATATTCAGGGAAGAGATCCTGGAAAGCACAACAGTCGACCCCTTCAGTTGCATCACCATAGCCAGCGTGTGCATGAAAATCTTTAGAACAAAGTTTCTTTCTCCACACACATTGGCCATTCCACCGTTGGATCATTACGTCGGGGGACAGAAATCTTTTTCGTCTTCTTCTATCCAATGGTTGGAGTATGTGGCGCAAAAGCGGAAGATAAACATTCAGCACGCTCTGAACGGTGGGGAAGTGAAATTTGGTAAATACGCCGTGGACGGATACAGCGAGCACAAAGGCGTGCGGAGAGCGTACGAGTTTTTAGGATGTTTTTATCACGGCTGTGATAAATGCTTCGCCTCGCACGAGCATCACCCTCTGACCCAAGGTACGACGTATGGGAGTCTACTCGAGAGAACGAAGACGAGAATTCAACACTTGAAGCACACTTACGATCTGCGAATGACCTTGATATGGGAACACGAGTGGAGCGAGATGAAAAAGACCGATGAGGATGTGAAAAGTTTTCTGAAATCATTTGACTTTCCAGAAAGGTTAAATCCCCGCGATGCCTTGTTTGGAGGGAGGACCAACGCGTTAAATCTGCACTACGTGGCTCAACCCGAGGAGAGGATCGATTACTACGACTTCACATCTCTCTACCCATTCGTCAACAAAACAAAGACCTACCCCCTCGGACACCCCGTGGTTGTATTCAAGGACTTCCTACCGATAGAACAATATTTCGGTATAGTCAGAGTCAAAGTTTTGCCCCCCAGAGGCTTGTGGGCGCCTGTTCTGCCCTACAGAGTAAACGGCAAACTCACCTTCCCTCTCTGTAGAACCTGCGTGCTACATCGGCTGTCGGAGTGCGAGCATAGCGACGACAAAAGAGCCCTGACGGGTACTTGGTGCACTCAAGAAGTGATCAAAGCCGTCGAAAAAGGCTACGTGGTGCAGAAAATCTTTGAAGTCTGGCATTTCCCCTTACGCTCCGACACCCTGTTTGCggattacattaaaatgtttttgaaaactAAACAGGAGAGCAGCGGGTACCCCTCCTGGGTAAAATGTGCGGCGGACGAGGAGGAATACCTGAGAGGGTACGAGGAACATGAAGGAATTCGTCTGGACGCTGGGAAAATAACACATAACCCCGCCAAGAGATCTGTGGCTAAACTAGCTCTAAATTCTCTCTGGGGAAAAATGTGTCAGCGGCCCGACAGACTGAACACGACTCTGATCACGCAGCCTGAAATGTTTTTAAAGTTTATGTTTTCAACGAGCATCAAAGTCAGGGACTTGTCGTTCTTGAACGACGATGTAGCGCTTGTGCAGTGGCGACAGGCCGACGTCAGATGCATGGACCCCGGCGTCTCAAACGTTTTCATAGGCGTTTTCACGACCACCTACGCCAGACTGGAGCTTTACGAGCTCATGGACAAATTGCAAAGAAGGGTTctttacacagacacagattcgGTGGTGTTTGTCTCCCGTGACGGAGATTGGATGCCGCCGTTGAGCGATTATTTGGGGGGACTCACCAGCGAGCTCTCTGAAGGCGATAGCATTGTAGAGTTTGTCAGCGGAGGGCCAAAAACGTACGGTTTCCGTACATTAAAGGGTGAGAACGTTATGAAGGTTAAGGGGCTCACGTTAAATTACACCAACGATAAACTAGTCAACCTGAAATCTTTGACGGAACTGGTCAACGAACACGTTAAAAACCCCTCCCGTTCTAGGGAGATAATGACGTCCCGCAACATGATTGTCAGGGATAAAATAGGCTTCctcctaaaaaacaaaacacaacagaaaagGTTCAGGATCGTGTACGATAAGCGCATTTTGCTGCCCGATTTCAGGACTCTGCCCTACGGGTATTAA